A region of Apilactobacillus apisilvae DNA encodes the following proteins:
- a CDS encoding terminase small subunit, whose amino-acid sequence MIVSKATQFKYEKFVDAYIKMRNGTKAAIAAGYSPKTARTQASQLLQRKDIQASMQKHIEAMENADIASEKEVMQYYSRVMRNQEYDEVSTVDGTYITIPSIKDRNKAAEMLGRFRGSFTDNHEINANISDKIEIIDDVPLIGDDNDAESS is encoded by the coding sequence GTGATTGTTTCTAAAGCTACACAGTTTAAATATGAAAAATTTGTCGATGCTTATATCAAAATGCGGAACGGTACAAAGGCAGCTATTGCTGCTGGTTATTCGCCTAAGACCGCAAGAACACAAGCATCCCAATTACTGCAACGAAAAGACATTCAAGCTAGTATGCAAAAGCATATAGAAGCTATGGAAAATGCTGATATTGCTAGTGAAAAGGAAGTTATGCAGTATTATTCCAGAGTTATGCGTAATCAAGAATATGATGAAGTTTCTACCGTTGATGGGACTTATATAACCATCCCTTCAATTAAAGATAGAAATAAAGCTGCTGAAATGCTGGGGAGATTCCGAGGATCATTTACTGATAATCATGAAATCAATGCTAACATCTCCGATAAAATAGAGATTATAGATGATGTGCCATTGATTGGGGATGATAATGATGCCGAGTCTAGTTAG
- a CDS encoding PBSX family phage terminase large subunit, with amino-acid sequence MPSLVSMIAPSFYSIHNDIKRQKYSNYWLKGGRGSTKSSFVSIEIILGIMKDSQANALVLRKVASTLRDSVFDQYIWAIDKLGVSNWWHASYSPLELTYLKTGQKIRFKGADSPRKIKSQKFRTGYIKFKHFEECDEFKGSSEIRSINQSLNRGGSNIMTFYTYNPPASLNNWVNQESSHAALREDTLVHSSTYLTVPKEWLGKEFILDAEQLKKDNATAYDHEYMGKITGTGAEVFNNITLRKITDEEISHFDTIYRGLDFGFASDPLAYMTVYYNS; translated from the coding sequence ATGCCGAGTCTAGTTAGCATGATAGCCCCATCATTTTATTCCATTCACAATGATATAAAACGCCAGAAGTATTCTAATTACTGGCTAAAAGGAGGACGTGGTAGTACCAAGTCCTCTTTTGTGTCTATTGAGATAATCTTAGGCATTATGAAAGACAGCCAAGCTAATGCCTTAGTCCTTAGGAAAGTGGCTAGTACCTTACGTGATTCGGTGTTTGATCAATATATTTGGGCGATTGATAAGTTAGGTGTTAGTAACTGGTGGCATGCTTCATATAGTCCACTAGAATTAACTTATTTGAAGACTGGCCAAAAGATTAGATTTAAGGGTGCTGATAGTCCTCGTAAGATTAAGTCACAGAAGTTCAGAACTGGTTATATCAAGTTCAAGCACTTTGAAGAATGTGATGAATTCAAAGGTTCATCTGAAATTCGTTCCATTAATCAATCACTTAATCGTGGTGGTTCTAACATTATGACTTTCTACACTTATAACCCACCAGCATCCCTTAATAATTGGGTCAATCAAGAAAGCTCACATGCGGCATTAAGAGAGGACACCTTAGTCCACTCATCGACTTACTTAACTGTTCCTAAAGAATGGCTGGGTAAGGAGTTCATATTGGATGCTGAACAGCTTAAAAAGGATAATGCTACTGCTTATGACCATGAATATATGGGCAAGATTACTGGTACAGGTGCTGAAGTCTTCAATAATATAACCTTGCGTAAGATTACGGATGAAGAAATATCACACTTTGACACTATTTATCGTGGTCTGGACTTTGGTTTTGCTAGTGATCCACTGGCTTATATGACTGTATATTATAATTCTTAA
- a CDS encoding terminase large subunit yields the protein MSNQAAAEEIKKINPSNGLITCDSAEPKTIAEMGRSGLGLYLMAAVKGASRRQGFKWLQDLREIVIDPERCPNSAREFTTYELERDKDGNLKADYPDGNDHTLDAIRYSCERLSRKGGFRRWKK from the coding sequence ATGTCTAACCAAGCTGCTGCTGAAGAAATTAAGAAAATCAATCCTAGTAATGGATTGATCACTTGTGATTCAGCAGAGCCGAAAACAATTGCCGAAATGGGCAGAAGTGGCTTAGGGCTTTATCTGATGGCAGCAGTTAAGGGAGCTAGTCGTAGGCAGGGCTTTAAATGGCTGCAAGATTTAAGAGAAATCGTTATTGATCCAGAACGTTGTCCTAACTCTGCTCGTGAGTTTACCACTTATGAACTAGAACGAGATAAAGATGGAAATTTGAAAGCTGATTATCCCGATGGTAATGATCATACGCTGGATGCAATTAGATATAGTTGTGAAAGATTATCTAGAAAAGGAGGTTTCAGAAGATGGAAAAAATAG
- a CDS encoding phage portal protein yields the protein MEKIGLDVMEKMLSNTKPTLIHNRDQYKESERYYLNRNDIVNNDDNSVLQAIIDFNGADGLLPATKKDLLRHADNRKSSNFHQILIDQEAGYIATKDPEIDVGNDNNNKAIKKVLGDDFSLILNKLIVDASNAGYGWVHFWEDNNNSFHFAVVPPDEIFPIYADSLETEVKAVERVYKQLNTSTGNYDTIIEFWNDKQCTAFRKNSDGLDYFDMFPVVDNATGDTIGSESVIQHGWGIVPFIKFSKNIKEKPELQKYKGSIDIFDKVYNGFANDLDDIQQTILILKGYGGESISGLWETIKKDKAIPIDPSPTGGSDTGVDTLNIEIPTEARNIMLNISRQKIFDEGQGIDPQKFMENGALSGKAIKGLYANLELKATTTEKYFRPALSQLIRMIMKHLGIADYQNIDISQTWNRTAVQNDLEIAQGLSYVEKFTSSRNLARANPYVDDADKELQYQADDKVDGDGYSNPKNMKQIKDGLEDES from the coding sequence ATGGAAAAAATAGGTTTAGATGTTATGGAAAAGATGTTATCTAATACGAAGCCGACTTTAATCCATAACAGAGACCAGTATAAAGAATCAGAGCGTTACTATTTAAACCGCAATGATATTGTTAATAATGATGATAATAGCGTTCTACAAGCCATTATTGACTTTAATGGTGCTGATGGACTACTTCCAGCAACTAAAAAAGACTTACTACGTCATGCTGACAATCGTAAGTCTAGTAATTTTCATCAGATATTAATTGACCAAGAGGCTGGCTATATTGCTACTAAAGACCCAGAAATAGATGTGGGCAATGATAACAACAATAAAGCCATTAAGAAGGTTTTAGGGGATGATTTCTCCTTAATTTTAAACAAATTAATTGTTGATGCCTCTAATGCTGGTTATGGATGGGTACATTTCTGGGAAGATAATAATAATTCATTTCATTTTGCAGTAGTGCCACCCGATGAAATCTTTCCTATCTATGCTGATAGCTTAGAAACTGAAGTTAAAGCGGTTGAGCGTGTATATAAGCAGCTTAATACTTCTACCGGTAATTATGATACTATCATTGAGTTTTGGAATGATAAACAATGTACCGCCTTTAGAAAGAATTCAGATGGATTAGATTATTTCGATATGTTCCCAGTAGTTGATAATGCCACTGGAGATACCATTGGTAGTGAATCAGTTATTCAACATGGCTGGGGTATTGTTCCATTCATTAAATTTAGTAAAAATATCAAGGAAAAACCTGAATTACAGAAATACAAAGGTTCTATTGATATTTTTGATAAGGTATATAACGGTTTTGCTAATGATTTAGATGATATTCAACAAACCATTCTTATTTTAAAAGGCTATGGTGGTGAAAGCATTTCTGGACTATGGGAAACTATCAAGAAAGATAAAGCTATCCCAATTGACCCTTCACCTACTGGAGGCAGTGATACTGGTGTTGATACTTTAAACATTGAGATTCCTACTGAAGCCAGAAACATTATGCTAAATATTTCTCGTCAAAAGATATTTGATGAAGGGCAAGGCATTGACCCACAGAAGTTCATGGAAAATGGAGCATTAAGTGGTAAAGCCATTAAGGGGCTTTATGCGAACTTAGAATTAAAGGCTACTACCACTGAAAAATACTTCAGACCAGCCTTATCACAACTGATTCGTATGATCATGAAGCATTTAGGAATTGCTGATTATCAAAACATTGATATTTCACAGACATGGAATCGAACAGCAGTTCAAAATGATTTAGAGATTGCTCAAGGCTTGTCTTATGTAGAGAAATTTACTTCATCAAGGAATTTAGCCAGAGCCAATCCTTATGTAGATGATGCTGATAAAGAATTACAGTATCAAGCTGATGATAAGGTTGATGGGGATGGTTATAGTAATCCTAAAAATATGAAACAAATTAAAGATGGCTTAGAAGATGAATCATAG
- a CDS encoding minor capsid protein — protein MNHSNQIGNQNYWKTRALQTKVRAILMSNEYELALSKRMNGLKDDLQQRLKQFYTMYADNEGIPYDEANKILMNISSKHWEMTLDEFKKKAIAGGYTKELNSEYFKSRIARLEDLEKQLIDLSTSFAGQEQFKFEKSLVDAFDNTYMRTNYNIQQGFNYFTTDFAHFDEEQLKVIVSKPWKPSNFSSRIWPERPKQETKPKSYDQRLMENYRNELPSQLMDSLLRSTVIGASYQEVTKEFSNRFEDVSKKSIHRLVITEMAHVANESSFMSYEDNGVEEYDYLATLENRTCSVCALLDEKNFKVSERVEGKNCPVMHPHCRCTTVAHVSEMPPIKRWSKNGNEREYVDDMNFTEWKNKIA, from the coding sequence ATGAATCATAGTAATCAAATTGGTAATCAAAATTATTGGAAGACTAGAGCGTTACAGACAAAAGTTAGAGCTATCCTTATGTCTAATGAATACGAACTCGCCCTCAGTAAACGCATGAATGGATTAAAAGATGACCTTCAGCAACGATTAAAACAGTTTTATACGATGTACGCTGATAATGAAGGCATCCCATATGATGAAGCCAATAAAATATTAATGAATATATCTTCTAAACATTGGGAAATGACTTTAGATGAGTTCAAAAAGAAAGCTATCGCTGGTGGATATACTAAAGAGCTGAATTCTGAATACTTTAAAAGCCGAATTGCTCGTTTAGAAGACTTAGAAAAGCAATTAATTGATTTATCCACGAGTTTTGCTGGTCAAGAGCAATTCAAATTTGAAAAGTCATTGGTTGATGCGTTTGATAATACTTATATGCGGACAAATTACAATATTCAACAAGGTTTTAACTACTTTACTACTGACTTTGCTCATTTTGACGAAGAACAGTTAAAAGTAATCGTTAGTAAACCGTGGAAACCTAGTAATTTTTCATCTCGAATTTGGCCAGAACGTCCCAAACAAGAGACAAAGCCTAAAAGTTATGATCAAAGGCTTATGGAAAATTACCGTAATGAACTACCAAGTCAATTAATGGATTCATTGCTTAGAAGCACCGTGATCGGAGCTAGTTATCAAGAAGTTACTAAAGAATTCAGTAATCGTTTTGAAGATGTTTCTAAGAAAAGCATTCATAGATTAGTGATTACAGAAATGGCTCACGTAGCGAATGAATCATCCTTTATGAGTTATGAAGACAATGGTGTTGAAGAATATGATTATCTAGCCACTCTAGAAAATCGAACTTGTTCTGTCTGTGCATTGCTAGATGAGAAAAATTTTAAAGTTTCTGAACGAGTGGAAGGTAAGAACTGTCCAGTCATGCATCCTCATTGTCGTTGCACTACTGTAGCTCACGTTTCTGAAATGCCACCAATTAAACGTTGGTCTAAAAATGGAAATGAGCGAGAATATGTAGATGATATGAACTTTACGGAGTGGAAAAATAAAATTGCATAA
- a CDS encoding phage scaffolding protein: MKREDLKELGLDASKIDSIMKLHGQSINQVKEQYSDYDEIKAQNNSLTEQVNKNDKDLKSLQKQVKDNDELHKTVSNLRKDNDNLKKSKDAEIGKMKLNHALDSKLSSYKVRNNKAIKPFLNMDEIKLDDDGNLTGLDNQMEAIQKDENNAFLFDKGTDTQYKPNGGDGSGADAQARFDAAFGLDSNNK; encoded by the coding sequence ATGAAAAGAGAAGATTTAAAAGAACTAGGTCTAGATGCTAGTAAGATTGATTCAATCATGAAATTGCATGGTCAAAGTATTAATCAGGTAAAGGAACAATACTCTGATTATGACGAAATTAAGGCTCAAAACAATTCTTTAACTGAACAAGTTAATAAAAATGATAAAGATCTTAAATCATTGCAAAAACAAGTTAAAGATAATGATGAATTGCATAAAACAGTCAGCAACTTGAGAAAAGATAATGACAATCTTAAGAAGTCTAAAGATGCTGAAATTGGCAAAATGAAGTTGAATCATGCATTAGATTCTAAGTTATCTAGTTACAAAGTAAGAAATAATAAAGCTATCAAGCCTTTCCTAAATATGGATGAAATCAAGTTAGACGATGATGGCAACCTAACTGGTTTGGATAACCAAATGGAAGCCATTCAAAAGGATGAAAATAATGCATTCTTATTTGATAAAGGTACTGATACCCAATATAAGCCAAACGGTGGGGATGGAAGTGGTGCTGATGCACAAGCTCGTTTCGATGCAGCGTTTGGTTTAGACAGTAATAATAAATAA
- a CDS encoding capsid protein, producing MAIEDINVNFSVQYGSVVDRKYYPKRTSDALWRSPSNNMVKWEGLHVKIPTLAVNGGSTYRNTNDLSMGEIADYSNDWEDKQIRFARQWKTVVDPTNVKGTDTIVTISNITDLHNVQDVVKEQDCYMYSSLFQEKQRINAQKVANGELKDSNDGIYNQQLDETNILKVFDDMMTQMDESSVTGTRMLYVTPQVNKMLKTADFANRAANINGSGKIERSIYSIDDVTIVSVPSHLMRTAFDFTNGVKDKSGSKQIQMFMIVNGMQLSPQVYSYAGIQNPTPLTNGNYLYYECSLSDVFMLDNKVQAYAAAITDRTDDNTANNQPPVDKKQ from the coding sequence ATGGCAATTGAAGATATTAACGTTAACTTTTCTGTACAATACGGATCAGTTGTAGATAGAAAGTATTATCCAAAGCGAACTAGTGATGCTCTCTGGCGTTCACCAAGTAATAATATGGTTAAATGGGAAGGTCTACATGTTAAAATTCCTACATTAGCAGTTAATGGAGGCAGCACTTATAGAAATACCAATGACCTAAGTATGGGTGAAATTGCTGATTATTCTAATGACTGGGAAGACAAACAAATTAGATTTGCTCGTCAATGGAAAACGGTAGTTGATCCAACTAATGTTAAGGGAACTGATACGATTGTTACAATCTCTAATATCACTGATTTACACAATGTTCAAGACGTAGTTAAAGAACAAGATTGTTATATGTATTCATCTTTATTCCAAGAAAAGCAAAGAATTAATGCTCAAAAAGTTGCCAATGGTGAACTAAAAGATTCTAATGATGGAATTTACAATCAGCAACTTGATGAAACTAATATCTTAAAAGTTTTTGATGATATGATGACTCAAATGGATGAATCTAGTGTTACTGGAACTAGAATGCTATATGTTACTCCACAAGTTAATAAAATGCTTAAAACTGCTGATTTTGCTAATCGTGCGGCTAATATTAATGGTAGTGGCAAGATTGAACGCTCAATCTATTCAATTGATGATGTAACTATTGTATCTGTTCCTTCTCACTTAATGCGTACTGCATTTGACTTTACTAATGGTGTTAAAGATAAAAGTGGTTCTAAACAAATTCAAATGTTTATGATTGTTAATGGGATGCAATTATCACCACAAGTATATTCTTATGCTGGGATTCAAAACCCAACTCCATTAACTAATGGTAATTACTTATACTATGAATGCAGTTTAAGTGATGTATTCATGCTAGATAACAAAGTACAAGCTTATGCAGCTGCAATTACTGATCGTACTGATGATAACACTGCAAACAATCAACCACCTGTTGATAAAAAGCAATAG
- a CDS encoding head-tail connector protein: MDKDFILSKIKLFVPNDSNNPNYDSAIEYVVDKVMQDIANYTHIPLKELPDGLKYTAVGMSVDLINSTEMLVPQAERNNGISSVTEGDESVTFKSIAEDISLVNQTNSVTKDYYYQLNSYRRLNFD; encoded by the coding sequence ATGGATAAGGATTTCATTTTATCTAAAATTAAACTATTTGTTCCCAACGATAGTAATAATCCTAATTATGATTCAGCAATTGAGTATGTAGTGGACAAAGTAATGCAAGATATTGCTAATTACACACATATACCACTGAAAGAACTCCCTGATGGCTTAAAATACACCGCTGTGGGAATGTCCGTGGATTTGATTAATTCCACTGAAATGTTAGTTCCTCAAGCAGAGCGTAACAATGGTATTAGCTCAGTTACTGAAGGGGATGAATCAGTTACCTTTAAAAGTATTGCTGAAGATATTTCTTTAGTAAATCAAACGAATTCCGTTACCAAAGATTACTATTATCAATTGAATAGCTATAGGAGGCTAAACTTTGATTAA